A window of Indicator indicator isolate 239-I01 chromosome 40, UM_Iind_1.1, whole genome shotgun sequence contains these coding sequences:
- the DCST1 gene encoding E3 ubiquitin-protein ligase DCST1 translates to MLGGGLSRLQLLSRDAGAGIRGWNRRFTMCRLQGSVPRRGVPREHPAVARTSRGAAEPRSQRWTLSESSRLLQRQAGGRNHPTRVRSPPAPHSRPGLPVALKRVVVSLLPAPCSRFLWSSPDQHRASKFFLSAGVGMLFGLGLCQLLIVPTSMSDTHKVQLSCGLTGVTALGWATSPHFRCASLLMAPKFLGKEGRLYILSFVLAAIYNGPVTNIWHNLEEVTRSLGCIAELQVNHSRQLWLVSMAPMLRVMEDMERSGKTLNTEMQNISRAFVGLNEEVASKAGYDLRQNLHTDPQRASSTQEMFERKTKLRCTYLINLGMQRCRDWFSEKHEACMAKVFVPVISHVLCLPMKFAALCHIIKVMHVWCWNKIPVEGNFGQMYDLVNKSVASLSREFSARVVYQEKHHDMLLGVNVSAAQLLEEVTSQLQQHSARIGRTVSFLRLLLSFTFLLVFISAFYYTKQYCQDICFDNLYITTYFRQIDARRRKQHKRTLLPLHRSEVSAVVFPCRLAVQLPELRNVVLELLECIPPLLLLLLACGLDHTLFTMLSIIQKHSFVEYSFHSSHHLAVHVSGTSLMAQLLRSTIGAFNTSSTTQMETSNLACLPQPQGMTRQQYVSSCLPMVMLVLLCLAQVYTYRLRRAIAAFYFPKREKSRVLYFYNKLLRQRQHFVQRQRRRLARRARQPPALGRSVLEWCCQRWPRLRRWMRRRCTVCEAPETPRDRLCPVATCQALFCAVCWKEAGGICLVCTPGRCSLSQDSSEEDVSYVA, encoded by the exons ATGCTTGGCGGGGGGCTCTCCCggctccagctgctgtcccgGGACGCGGGTGCTGGGATACGGGGCTGGAACAGGCGGTTCACAATGTGCCGTCTCCAGGGGAGCGTCCCACGGCGGGGGGTTCCCAGGGAGCATCCTGCGGTTGCCAGGACGAGCCGCGGAGCCGCGGAGCCACGGAGCCAGCGATGGACCCTGAGCGAGAGCTCTCGTCTGCtacagaggcaggcaggaggcagaaaCCACCCAACACGAGTGAGGTCCCCTCCCGCCCCACACTCCCGGCCAGGGCTGCCCGTGG CCCTGAAGCGTGTGGTGGTCTCGCTGCTGCCCGCCCCCTGCAGCCGCTTCCTCTGGAGCTCGCCGGACCAGCACCGTGCCAGCAAATTCTTCCTGAGTGCTGGTGTGGGGATGCTCTTTGGCCTGG GGCTCTGCCAGCTTCTCATCGTTCCCACGAGCATGAGCGACACGCACAAGGTGCAGCTGTCCTGTGGGCTGACCg gggtGACTGCTTTGGGCTGGGCCACGTCCCCTCACTTTCGCTGTGCCAGCCTGCTTATGGCCCCCAAATTCCTAGGCAAGGAGGGTCGGCTCTACATCCTCTCCTTTGTCCTCGCTGCCATCTACAACG GGCCTGTGACCAACATCTGGCACAACCTGGAGGAGGTGACTCGCTCTCTGGGCTGCATCGCTGAGCTGCAGGTCAACCACAGCCGCCAGCTCTGGCTGGTGTCGATGGCTCCAATGCTCAGGGTGATGGAGGACATGGAG CGGAGTGGGAAGACTCTGAACACAGAGATGCAGAACATCTCCCGTGCCTTCGTGGGGCTGAACGAGGAGGTGGCCAGCAAGGCAGGGTATGACCTGCGCCAGAACCTGCACACAGACCCCCAGAGGGCCTCCAGCACCCAGGAGATGTTCGAGAGGAAGACCAAACTGCGCTGCACCT ATCTGATCAACCTGGGCATGCAGCGCTGCCGGGACTGGTTCAGTGAGAAGCATGAAGCCTGCATGGCAAAAGTGTTCGTGCCTGTCATCAGCCACGTCCTCTGCCTGCCCATGAAGTTCGCTGCTCTCTGCCACATTATCAAGG tcaTGCACGTCTGGTGCTGGAACAAGATCCCCGTGGAGGGCAACTTCGGGCAGATGTACGACCTGGTGAACAAATCTGTCGCCAGCCTCAGCCGGGAGTTCAGCGCCAGGGTCGTCTACCAG GAGAAGCACCACGACATGCTGCTGGGCGTCAACGTGTCGGCAGCGCAGCTGTTGGAGGAGGTcacctcccagctgcagcagcacagcgcCCGCATCGGCCGGACCGTCTCCTTCCTGcgcctgctgctctccttcacCTTCCTCCTCGTCTTCATCTC GGCTTTCTACTACACCAAGCAGTACTGCCAGGACATCTGCTTCGACAACCTCTACATCACAACCTACTTTCGCCAAATCGATGCCCGCCGCAGAAAGCAG CACAAGCGAACGCTGCTGCCCCTGCACCGCTCGGAGGTCTCTGCTGTGGTCTTCCCCTGCCGCCTGGCCGTGCAGCTGCCCGAGCTGCGTAACGTG gtgctggagctgctggagtgcatcccacccctgctgctcctcctgctcgcCTGTGGCCTGGACCACACGCTCTTCACCATGCTCAGCATCATCCAGAAGCACTCCTTTGTGGAGTACTCCTTCCACA GTAGCCACCACTTGGCTGTGCACGTGTCAGGCACATCCCTGATGGCTCAGCTCCTGCGGAGCACCATTggggccttcaacacctcctcCACCACCCAGATGGAGACATCTAACCTCG CCTGCctgccacagccccagggcatgACGAGGCAGCAGTATgtgagcagctgcctgcccatggtcatgctggtcctgctctgcctggcccAGGTCTATACCTACCGCCTGCGCCGTGCCATCGCCGCCTTCTACTTCCCCAAG cGGGAGAAGAGCCGAGTGCTCTACTTCTACAACAAGCTGCTGCGGCAGCGCCAGCACTTCGTgcagcggcagcggcggcgaCTCGCCCGGCGGGCACGGCAGCcaccagcactg GGCAGGTCGGTGCTGGAGTGGTGCTGCCAGCGGTGGCCTCGCCTGCGCCGCTGGATGCGGCGGAGGTGCACAGTGTGTGAGGCACCTGAGACCCCCCGGGACCGGCTGTGCCCTGTAGCCacctgccaggctctgttctgTGCGGTGTGCTGGAAGGAGGCAGGTGGCATCTGCCTGGTTTGCACCCCCGGGCgctgcagcctctcccaggACAGCAGTGAGGAGGACGTCAGTTATGTGGCCTGA